The Mycolicibacterium lutetiense genome window below encodes:
- a CDS encoding CaiB/BaiF CoA transferase family protein: MSSPLDGYTVVDLSYGIAGAYATKILADGGADVIKVEAPEGDPLRRWSASGAHIGQDQDGALFAFLAGGKRSVVIDHEASGDRELLDRLVAAADAVIWSPESPVAQSLAPEDLFRRYPHLIVTTITPFGLDGPWSDRAATEFTLQAWSGGAIGIGRGVQDRAPVSIGGQVGEWLAGAYAAAMTLAFRERALRDGHGELVDLSALEAQILGLTYYPVTYFEMLGHPWRSERRPTVPGVAQAADGLVALGCGTAQQWWDLCAMSGHDEWIDENSELTITEQANLHAEDLYRWLRDQNVDDVRELASAFRIPNSPVGNGENITAMDHFAERKAFVRNPEYGFTQPAAPYRLSGVTLREAAPAPRLGEHTEQIRAAELTPRRILTERSGTDRLPFSGLRVLDMTTFWAGPSCTHPLGMLGAEVIHLESTPRPDGTRLIAGIPATVEQWWERSPIFSALNTNKKSLTLDFQTEQGRDLLRRLIATCDVVVENFTPRVIEQIGLDFDSLRELREDIIMVRMPGFGLDGPWRENPAFAYIIEDASGLSWLTGYPDRTPFEPYSIGDPNAGVHALSGLMLALEHRRRTGQGTLVEAAMVDAALNVAAEQVIEYSAYGALLQRDGNRGPAAAPQNIYQCADIDEFGRADSWVAIAVSTDAQWAALRAALGQPDWAIDPELDSAAGRRAHHDLIDGKLAAWCLPRTGDEIVETLWPAGVPVAKVMQPHRQLELPQVRFRRFFEHVGHPVNNAAPHSTLPVSLANGPRALHRRAAPLLGEHNHELLAELGLSDEEITALAEDGVIGTEPGVGGRRKAAR; encoded by the coding sequence ATGAGCTCACCACTTGACGGGTACACCGTCGTCGACCTGTCGTACGGGATCGCCGGTGCGTACGCCACCAAGATTCTCGCCGACGGCGGCGCCGACGTGATCAAAGTCGAAGCCCCCGAAGGTGACCCATTACGCCGCTGGTCGGCATCGGGCGCACACATCGGCCAGGACCAGGATGGCGCGTTGTTCGCCTTCCTGGCGGGTGGGAAACGCAGCGTGGTCATTGACCATGAGGCTTCTGGTGACCGAGAGTTGCTGGACCGGTTGGTTGCAGCGGCCGACGCCGTCATCTGGTCTCCGGAATCGCCTGTCGCCCAGTCACTGGCCCCGGAGGACCTGTTCCGGCGGTACCCCCATCTGATCGTCACCACGATCACGCCGTTCGGGTTGGACGGGCCGTGGAGTGACCGGGCGGCCACCGAATTCACCCTGCAGGCTTGGTCTGGCGGGGCGATCGGCATCGGCCGGGGTGTGCAGGACCGGGCTCCGGTATCCATCGGCGGGCAGGTGGGCGAGTGGCTCGCCGGCGCCTACGCGGCGGCGATGACCCTGGCATTCCGGGAGCGTGCGCTGCGTGACGGCCACGGCGAACTGGTGGACCTGTCGGCGTTGGAGGCACAGATCCTGGGTCTGACCTACTACCCGGTCACCTACTTCGAGATGCTGGGCCACCCGTGGCGGAGCGAGCGCAGGCCCACCGTGCCCGGGGTGGCGCAGGCCGCCGACGGCTTGGTGGCTCTCGGATGTGGAACCGCCCAACAGTGGTGGGATCTGTGCGCGATGTCGGGCCATGACGAGTGGATCGACGAGAACTCCGAGCTCACCATCACCGAGCAGGCCAACCTGCACGCCGAGGACTTGTACCGTTGGCTGCGCGACCAGAACGTGGACGACGTCCGAGAACTCGCGTCGGCCTTCCGGATCCCGAATTCACCGGTCGGCAACGGTGAGAACATCACCGCCATGGACCATTTCGCGGAGCGGAAGGCATTCGTCCGCAACCCGGAGTACGGGTTCACTCAACCCGCCGCGCCCTACCGGTTATCCGGTGTGACGCTGCGGGAGGCGGCGCCCGCGCCCCGCCTCGGCGAGCACACCGAGCAGATCAGAGCAGCGGAGCTGACCCCGCGCCGCATCCTCACCGAAAGGTCCGGGACTGATCGGTTGCCGTTCAGTGGATTACGCGTGCTCGATATGACCACGTTTTGGGCCGGCCCCTCGTGCACCCATCCGCTCGGCATGCTCGGCGCCGAGGTGATCCACCTCGAATCGACCCCACGCCCGGACGGTACCCGGCTGATCGCCGGCATTCCGGCCACCGTGGAACAGTGGTGGGAGCGCTCACCGATCTTCAGCGCGCTCAACACCAACAAGAAGAGCCTGACACTGGATTTCCAGACCGAGCAGGGTCGAGATCTGTTGCGCCGGTTGATCGCCACCTGCGACGTGGTCGTGGAGAACTTCACCCCGAGGGTGATCGAACAGATCGGACTCGACTTCGATTCGCTGCGGGAGTTGCGCGAGGACATCATCATGGTGCGGATGCCCGGCTTCGGGCTCGACGGGCCGTGGCGGGAGAATCCGGCATTCGCGTACATCATCGAAGATGCCTCGGGGTTGAGTTGGCTCACCGGCTATCCGGATCGCACTCCGTTCGAGCCGTATTCGATCGGTGACCCCAATGCCGGGGTGCACGCGCTGTCGGGCCTGATGCTTGCGCTGGAGCACCGCCGCCGCACCGGGCAGGGGACTCTCGTCGAGGCTGCGATGGTCGACGCGGCGCTCAATGTTGCCGCCGAGCAGGTCATCGAGTACTCGGCGTATGGTGCGCTGCTGCAACGTGACGGCAACCGGGGTCCGGCCGCCGCGCCGCAGAACATCTACCAGTGCGCCGATATCGACGAGTTCGGCCGGGCAGACAGTTGGGTGGCGATCGCGGTCAGCACTGATGCTCAGTGGGCCGCGCTGCGGGCGGCGCTCGGGCAACCGGATTGGGCCATTGACCCGGAGTTGGATTCGGCCGCCGGGCGCCGCGCACACCACGATCTGATCGACGGGAAGCTGGCGGCCTGGTGTCTACCGCGAACAGGCGATGAAATCGTCGAAACCTTATGGCCTGCGGGCGTTCCGGTGGCCAAGGTGATGCAGCCGCACCGGCAGTTGGAGCTGCCACAGGTCCGGTTCCGGCGGTTCTTCGAGCACGTCGGGCACCCGGTGAACAACGCCGCCCCGCACAGCACGCTGCCGGTGTCACTGGCCAATGGGCCGCGCGCACTGCATCGGCGGGCCGCACCGCTGCTCGGCGAGCACAATCACGAACTACTGGCCGAGCTGGGGCTGTCCGACGAGGAGATCACCGCCCTGGCCGAGGACGGCGTGATCGGCACCGAACCCGGTGTCGGCGGACGTCGCAAGGCGGCCCGCTGA